A region of the Esox lucius isolate fEsoLuc1 chromosome 10, fEsoLuc1.pri, whole genome shotgun sequence genome:
TTTCTGGGGCGTACTACTGGTTGGTAACCCAGGTGTCTCATAGGGAGAGTCCCTGAAACCAGACAGGACGTTGTCGATCCTCATCATCTCCACTTCCATTCCCGGAGTGACTGGAGGCTCCTCTTCATCGCTGACCTGATCTGGAAGACAAAAACACCATATTCGGgaacacatttacacagatgttttcaacactactgttgtttgctccttggggtttaaggccgggtgtttctgtaaaagcactttgtgacaagtGCTGtcgtaaaaaaggctttataaatccATTTTATTGATGTAGAACAACATCACGTTCTCTAATCTTCCATAGTTCCTGGCCAGAAGTCATGTATACGCGGTTATCTGGGATGCTAAGTTATGTCAATAGAATATTGGCCCTAACTGCAGTTTCCACGTCTTCTGGATCATTAGTCCATCGATCAGGAGCTTCACGAAGTGCCTccaaatataattatttgtgtGTCTTTATTTGTAACACAACAGCATCGCTCAGTTTGTtcagaaataacttttttcctataacagaaatatacatttgtaagTTGTTCATAGCTTACCCAATGACAACTGGGGTTTTGGTGGGGTGCTGCTCTCGGCTGATTCAGAAAGCTGTCCCTTACAGGTGAGGGCAGGCTTGGCCTGCTCTGGGGGGGTGTGTGTCCGTCGCAAGTCACAGCTTTGTACAACATAAGGGCTACCTTCTGACGCAGCAAAGCTGGCCTCCGTGGAAACTAAAGACAACGACTGTTTCCGCACTGAGCTCGGCCTCCGTCCTTTTTGTGGTTGACGGTCTTTGAGTGGTTTCTCCGGGACTGGCAGGGCTCGACTGACCTCCATTTTGGTTCCTACATAAACACGAGAGATGAACAACACACCTGAGCGACATCATTTCAAACACGCTGCGACCGTATTAACATTGCACTAAAGAAACACCAAAGGACAGTTGGGGTGGAATTTAAAAGCTTACCACACGATGACCCGGATTTGGGTGGGGGGTTGTTCTCCTTGTCTATAGCTGCTTTGGAGATCTTCCCTCGGCCCCCGCGAGTGACGGCAGGCTGGGCCTGTTCCCGGGAGCTCAATCGCTTTCTTTTCTGAGGAACGTACGGGCTGACTTCCGACTCAGAAGACGAACTAGACTCCGTGGTCTCTCCCTTCTCCACTTCCTCCTCACATGTGGGCGCGGCCTGGGGGACTTCCTTGGTGCCACCACCCTTGAATGGTGTTAGGTGCACTCCGTCCTCACAGTCAAAATCAAAGGTGTCGTTGAATCCCTGAGATGTGTTGAGGGATGTGTTGAGGGGGGCAGTGGGTCCCACCTTAACTCTGGACCGTGTAGCCGAGCGGTCTCGACTCTTGGACCGGGCTCTGGGTTTAGAGTTCTCCCAGGGCTTTTTCAAAGGGGGGCGGTCTGGCTTGCGGCCCCTCTCTGCCTTGCGTGCAGCCGGTTCGGGGCGCTGTGGTTGGGCCTGTTTTAGTTTGGTCCGGGGTCGCTGCTGTTGACCGGCTGGTTTTACCAGGGGCCCCGGTGCGGATCGCTGCTTTAAGTCCTCTGAGCCAAATGgattgtctctctctgccttcacTTCCTGTTTGTGGTTCAGGTCAATCTTGTTGTTCAGAACCGACTGCTCTGCAAGGACCTCAGACTCTTCCTGTAGGAGCCCTGGAGGTGCGCAGGGGTTCGGCTCACAAAATGAGGAACGGTTCCCTACCTGCACATGCTCAGATAGCCTCCTACTGCCCTCCCTCCTGCGACATCTCACGCTCACAGTCCGTGGCAACCCCACCTGCGCCCCACTCTTGCCTTGTCCTGCCCCTTCAGGAAACTGAGGGTCTGGGAGATGTACAAACATTGTCAAAACTTGCAACAACATGGATATTTCACTAGACGTAACACATCTCTTCTGTCAGTATCTCAAGTAATAACTAGGAAATATATTGGGTAAAAGGCCTAGCATAGTGCTGTAAACATGTTTCTGGTAAATGTCATTTTCCTATACCTGAGCGGATTGGTGAGACTGGCACTTCATCTACCATCCTAGCGTCTTCCAAAGCAGAACCACTGTGAATTATCCTGTTCACAAGTAAAAATGGGTAGGAACTCATGAGATTTACAAGGTTACCTGTGAGTGGAGTGAATCACACTTGATGCATAACAGGGATTCTTTAAAGGTAAGAAAATAAACTACGCTTGAAAATAAAACTAAGTTGATAACCGATACAATATAACTCACCATGAAGAGTCAGCTGGCTTTGGTGGTTCGGTGAGAAGTTGTGCAGGTCTAGTCTAAACACACAGGTAAATACAATAAACAAGGGTATAGCAGGAACAACTCACCTGGGAATAAATATTCAGGCAGCCTCATACCTGCAAGTTCCTAGCCTGCGCCTCCTGGTCTTTGAGCATCCTCTTgagcaggaggaggtggagaaaaaGGGCCTGCTGCTCCCTCTTCATCTGCAGGATGACACCATTGGCCTGCCTCACCTTCTCCTTCTCCGCCTGCAGGGCCAGCGCAAGGGCCTTGTTATTGACCTGTACGTTCTTGAGGACCATcggctgtacgctgcctgctgtagGGACAAGGGGAAAAGGAAGAGAGTTAAGAAACTTGAAAGACTGATGTTTCAGCAGTATTATATCGCCCAGACATAATTAAGGTGGTCAGCCATTTATGAGACCCAGACATAATTAAGGTGGTCAGCCATTTATGATGTGTATGTTTACATTACCAGCTTCAACATGACACTGGCTTattccatttaaattaaatCACCTTTTGACAACTGATTTGAACGAAACCTTACATAAATATTTGCTACTCTGAACGTTAGATTTTGCAACGAAATGTAAAACATGCAGAGCCAATGGTGTTTCAAGTTACTACTCTTTCGCATACCCTAGTAACCCACGATacaattacacagacacactgaaaatCATAGCATAGCCAGGGTTAAGATTGAACACACAATCAGCACTAACCACTGGTTGTGCTGATCCTTCTGGACCGTCCTCTGTTAGTCGCAGACGTGTTGTTCAGGCGCTTGTTTCTCTTCTCAATCATCTTCTCCTTTATGTCATCAAGACTTTGCCGGAAAGACTTCTTCTGCCCTCGTTCCCTCGCCATGGCTAAAAGTATTGGACGGGGGAAAGCATCGTTATGGGATGAAAATCATTGAAAATCGACGTTACTGAAAGTTGTTTTTGATCCGATTTACCCCTACGGTCAGTAGAAGCTAGGTTAAGTTAGTTAACGTTAGCCGTTTAGACTATGTAGAAGCGGTATTGCAACATATACTGACGTTTTAACTGTTGACTTACCTCCACCGTTCAACCCCGTTGactaaaaaagtattaaaacatCTATATTTCCCAAATAATTATCATAAAGTCACAACTGCATTAAGCTACTGTTAACTTTCGAATTCTGGGTAGCGGTTGCTGATTGGTGAGAAAACAAGTCGGTTTTTACGTCATTTCCTCTTACCGGAAATGCAATACTTTACTTTCCCAGTAGGTGGCATTAGAGCCATTTGTCTcttctgtctcattctctcttcagCGTGTGCACACGATATTGGTACACAAAACTAATAACAGGATAATACTGTTAATACAGGCCCAGTTTCAGAgaacataatttgctttgaaattCAACATAGATCACTGGCTGTTGTAGAAACATTAAGAATGTTTGAATAGCGGCAGCTATCTTTGAATGTAGTGCACCCAAGATATAAAGGTCCCTGTGTCTTGTGTACTAAGTCATCAAATTGTTTACTACTTTATCACATTTGCATGATACGTTAACATCTGCTTTAAAAATGAAAGAATTGTATTAGGAAAAAAAACGAAATCATATAATATTGTAGGGATCCAATTTGTATCGTAAGGATCCTATTTGGACAATTTGTTACAAACCTGCTGTGCTCTATGCTGGAAGGCATCCTTAAgttgtttacatatttatatatgcaTGAAGGTTTTGGCTGAATATTCTGACTTCTGCTTTCAAGCCTCTAGACTGAACCTAATCTCTAACCAGGCCAATGGATGCACAATATATCTTTTGACATCACGTCACttctctttttcactctctgTTCCACCccatttctctcctttctccctctttgttttcactctctctcattctgctttcttcatctctccttCCTTGTTCAATCATTCTGTTTTGTCTGCTCCCGACACTGTAGATAGTTGTTCCCATTGTCTCAGTATTCGCTCAACAAACCTTCCAGAAATAATCCAATTCAGGTATAGTTCAACCAAATTCCAAAATAGCAAATTCGTTTCTGTAAGTGTTAAGGATATCACTGCTTCAGGGAGTATCCCATTTCTATTGTCTGGCTACCCCACACAAGCCTTGAATCAGTGGTCTTCTGCACCAATCTGCACCAAAATCACAGATCAGGTGACCATCCTTTTCTCAAGCAGTGAACCACTCTAAAGCTGGCTGATGAATAATATAATGAAAACTGTATCCAGCATGTAGCTCTGATTCAGAGTCTCTGCTTAATGGTATGGACACTTAAGGCTAAGAAGTAGGTGTAACACCCCTCTGTGTGATATTCACCCCTACTCAATTGAGAATCCTGCACCAAGCTGAGCCACACTGCCACATTCATAGGGTTGGGCGCATCGATAGCCTACCAAAGTGTCGATACATCCCATCCTGATTTTTCTTTTTGCGAATCGATCCTCAAATAAAAGTATCAATACAGGGTGCGTTCAATATTTAGgctttttttaatgaaacagaATTTGAATCAGATGCCGAAAGTGAAAAATCTTTGGAAAATGTAGAAAACATCTATCAAGGATAGGAACAATTTCTCCTTCCACCCTCTCCCCCTGCTCCTGGTCATCTCATAGCTCCTCACGGCTCTTCACAGGCACACTGAGAAACATGAAGTCAAAACGCGGTGATGGTTACCAGGGTCCGTCTGAAGGTATCAATATCAGTATTGGCATCTGGATATTAGACTTGGCATTACTTGGTACTggattgaaaagaaaatcagtgGTATTGCCAATCCCTATAAATTCAGTTCACGGCACCACTGTACAGTTGTACATTTGTGGCACTAATCCCATTTAGCGTGTACTACAATCCCATTAAGTTCTGGGACGGATATTAAGGTTTCTGTG
Encoded here:
- the sgo1 gene encoding shugoshin 1 isoform X2, which translates into the protein MARERGQKKSFRQSLDDIKEKMIEKRNKRLNNTSATNRGRSRRISTTSAGSVQPMVLKNVQVNNKALALALQAEKEKVRQANGVILQMKREQQALFLHLLLLKRMLKDQEAQARNLQTRPAQLLTEPPKPADSSWIIHSGSALEDARMVDEVPVSPIRSDPQFPEGAGQGKSGAQVGLPRTVSVRCRRREGSRRLSEHVQVGNRSSFCEPNPCAPPGLLQEESEVLAEQSVLNNKIDLNHKQEVKAERDNPFGSEDLKQRSAPGPLVKPAGQQQRPRTKLKQAQPQRPEPAARKAERGRKPDRPPLKKPWENSKPRARSKSRDRSATRSRVKVGPTAPLNTSLNTSQGFNDTFDFDCEDGVHLTPFKGGGTKEVPQAAPTCEEEVEKGETTESSSSSESEVSPYVPQKRKRLSSREQAQPAVTRGGRGKISKAAIDKENNPPPKSGSSCGTKMEVSRALPVPEKPLKDRQPQKGRRPSSVRKQSLSLVSTEASFAASEGSPYVVQSCDLRRTHTPPEQAKPALTCKGQLSESAESSTPPKPQLSLDQVSDEEEPPVTPGMEVEMMRIDNVLSGFRDSPYETPGLPTSSTPQKLIPKAGGLGVRAGRGFSLTDVTNLTPAAYRTFSSKSSRISDRCSNPVATRKRRSTTAVDYKEPSLHAKLRRGDKFTDTKFLSSPIFKQKPRKSMKRALSLEKYNESFVGCH
- the sgo1 gene encoding shugoshin 1 isoform X3 → MARERGQKKSFRQSLDDIKEKMIEKRNKRLNNTSATNRGRSRRISTTSAGSVQPMVLKNVQVNNKALALALQAEKEKVRQANGVILQMKREQQALFLHLLLLKRMLKDQEAQARNLQTRPAQLLTEPPKPADSSWIIHSGSALEDARMVDEVPVSPIRSDPQFPEGAGQGKSGAQVGLPRTVSVRCRRREGSRRLSEHVQVGNRSSFCEPNPCAPPGLLQEESEVLAEQSVLNNKIDLNHKQEVKAERDNPFGSEDLKQRSAPGPLVKPAGQQQRPRTKLKQAQPQRPEPAARKAERGRKPDRPPLKKPWENSKPRARSKSRDRSATRSRVKVGPTAPLNTSLNTSQGFNDTFDFDCEDGVHLTPFKGGGTKEVPQAAPTCEEEVEKGETTESSSSSESEVSPYVPQKRKRLSSREQAQPAVTRGGRGKISKAAIDKENNPPPKSGSSCGTKMEVSRALPVPEKPLKDRQPQKGRRPSSVRKQSLSLVSTEASFAASEGSPYVVQSCDLRRTHTPPEQAKPALTCKGQLSESAESSTPPKPQLSLDQVSDEEEPPVTPGMEVEMMRIDNVLSGFRDSPYETPGLPTSSTPQKLIPKAGKRTAYRTFSSKSSRISDRCSNPVATRKRRSTTAVDYKEPSLHAKLRRGDKFTDTKFLSSPIFKQKPRKSMKRALSLEKYNESFVGCH
- the sgo1 gene encoding shugoshin 1 isoform X4 is translated as MARERGQKKSFRQSLDDIKEKMIEKRNKRLNNTSATNRGRSRRISTTSAGSVQPMVLKNVQVNNKALALALQAEKEKVRQANGVILQMKREQQALFLHLLLLKRMLKDQEAQARNLQTRPAQLLTEPPKPADSSWIIHSGSALEDARMVDEVPVSPIRSDPQFPEGAGQGKSGAQVGLPRTVSVRCRRREGSRRLSEHVQVGNRSSFCEPNPCAPPGLLQEESEVLAEQSVLNNKIDLNHKQEVKAERDNPFGSEDLKQRSAPGPLVKPAGQQQRPRTKLKQAQPQRPEPAARKAERGRKPDRPPLKKPWENSKPRARSKSRDRSATRSRVKVGPTAPLNTSLNTSQGFNDTFDFDCEDGVHLTPFKGGGTKEVPQAAPTCEEEVEKGETTESSSSSESEVSPYVPQKRKRLSSREQAQPAVTRGGRGKISKAAIDKENNPPPKSGSSCGTKMEVSRALPVPEKPLKDRQPQKGRRPSSVRKQSLSLVSTEASFAASEGSPYVVQSCDLRRTHTPPEQAKPALTCKGQLSESAESSTPPKPQLSLDQVSDEEEPPVTPGMEVEMMRIDNVLSGFRDSPYETPGLPTSSTPQKLIPKAAYRTFSSKSSRISDRCSNPVATRKRRSTTAVDYKEPSLHAKLRRGDKFTDTKFLSSPIFKQKPRKSMKRALSLEKYNESFVGCH
- the sgo1 gene encoding shugoshin 1 isoform X1; protein product: MARERGQKKSFRQSLDDIKEKMIEKRNKRLNNTSATNRGRSRRISTTSAGSVQPMVLKNVQVNNKALALALQAEKEKVRQANGVILQMKREQQALFLHLLLLKRMLKDQEAQARNLQTRPAQLLTEPPKPADSSWIIHSGSALEDARMVDEVPVSPIRSDPQFPEGAGQGKSGAQVGLPRTVSVRCRRREGSRRLSEHVQVGNRSSFCEPNPCAPPGLLQEESEVLAEQSVLNNKIDLNHKQEVKAERDNPFGSEDLKQRSAPGPLVKPAGQQQRPRTKLKQAQPQRPEPAARKAERGRKPDRPPLKKPWENSKPRARSKSRDRSATRSRVKVGPTAPLNTSLNTSQGFNDTFDFDCEDGVHLTPFKGGGTKEVPQAAPTCEEEVEKGETTESSSSSESEVSPYVPQKRKRLSSREQAQPAVTRGGRGKISKAAIDKENNPPPKSGSSCGTKMEVSRALPVPEKPLKDRQPQKGRRPSSVRKQSLSLVSTEASFAASEGSPYVVQSCDLRRTHTPPEQAKPALTCKGQLSESAESSTPPKPQLSLDQVSDEEEPPVTPGMEVEMMRIDNVLSGFRDSPYETPGLPTSSTPQKLIPKAGKRTGGLGVRAGRGFSLTDVTNLTPAAYRTFSSKSSRISDRCSNPVATRKRRSTTAVDYKEPSLHAKLRRGDKFTDTKFLSSPIFKQKPRKSMKRALSLEKYNESFVGCH